A region of Arabidopsis thaliana chromosome 5, partial sequence DNA encodes the following proteins:
- the ARFA1B gene encoding ADP-ribosylation factor A1B, translated as MGLNFTKLFSRLFAKKEMRILMVGLDAAGKTTILYKLKLGEIVTTIPTIGFNVETVEYKNISFTVWDVGGQDKIRPLWRHYFQNTQGLIFVVDSNDRDRVVEARDELHRMLNEDELRDAVLLVFANKQDLPNAMNAAEITDKLGLHSLRQRHWYIQSTCATSGEGLYEGLDWLSNNIATKA; from the exons atgggGCTTAATTTCACAAAGTTGTTCAGCCGGCTTTTTGCCAAGAAAGAAATGAGGATTCTGATGGTAGGTCTTGATGCTGCTGGTAAGACCACTATCTTGTATAAGCTGAAGCTTGGCGAAATCGTCACTACCATCCCGACCATCG GATTCAACGTGGAGACTGTTGAATACAAGAACATCAGCTTCACTGTTTGGGATGTGGGGGGTCAGGACAAG atTCGTCCCTTGTGGAGGCACTATTTCCAAAACACTCAAGGTCTTATATTCGTGGTTGATAGCAACGACAGGGACCGAGTTGTGGAAGCGAGGGATGAGTTACATCGCATGTTGAATGAG GATGAACTGAGGGATGCTGTCCTTCTTGTGTTTGCAAACAAACAAGATCTTCCCAACGCAATGAATGCTGCAGAAATAACTGATAAGCTTGGTCTTCACTCTCTTCGCCAACGCCATTG gTACATTCAAAGCACTTGTGCCACATCTGGAGAAGGTCTCTATGAAGGCCTTGATTGGCTCTCCAACAACATCGCTACCAAG GCATGA
- the ARFA1B gene encoding ADP-ribosylation factor A1B (ADP-ribosylation factor A1B (ARFA1B); FUNCTIONS IN: phospholipase activator activity, GTP binding; INVOLVED IN: N-terminal protein myristoylation; LOCATED IN: intracellular; EXPRESSED IN: 7 plant structures; EXPRESSED DURING: L mature pollen stage, M germinated pollen stage, 4 anthesis, petal differentiation and expansion stage; CONTAINS InterPro DOMAIN/s: ADP-ribosylation factor (InterPro:IPR006688), Small GTP-binding protein (InterPro:IPR005225), ARF/SAR superfamily (InterPro:IPR006689); BEST Arabidopsis thaliana protein match is: ADP-ribosylation factor A1F (TAIR:AT1G10630.1); Has 15123 Blast hits to 15104 proteins in 512 species: Archae - 14; Bacteria - 57; Metazoa - 7739; Fungi - 1956; Plants - 2039; Viruses - 3; Other Eukaryotes - 3315 (source: NCBI BLink).): MGLNFTKLFSRLFAKKEMRILMVGLDAAGKTTILYKLKLGEIVTTIPTIGFNVETVEYKNISFTVWDVGGQDKIRPLWRHYFQNTQGLIFVVDSNDRDRVVEARDELHRMLNEDELRDAVLLVFANKQDLPNAMNAAEITDKLGLHSLRQRHWYIQSTCATSGEGLYEGLDWLSNNIATKVNNLNIPF, from the exons atgggGCTTAATTTCACAAAGTTGTTCAGCCGGCTTTTTGCCAAGAAAGAAATGAGGATTCTGATGGTAGGTCTTGATGCTGCTGGTAAGACCACTATCTTGTATAAGCTGAAGCTTGGCGAAATCGTCACTACCATCCCGACCATCG GATTCAACGTGGAGACTGTTGAATACAAGAACATCAGCTTCACTGTTTGGGATGTGGGGGGTCAGGACAAG atTCGTCCCTTGTGGAGGCACTATTTCCAAAACACTCAAGGTCTTATATTCGTGGTTGATAGCAACGACAGGGACCGAGTTGTGGAAGCGAGGGATGAGTTACATCGCATGTTGAATGAG GATGAACTGAGGGATGCTGTCCTTCTTGTGTTTGCAAACAAACAAGATCTTCCCAACGCAATGAATGCTGCAGAAATAACTGATAAGCTTGGTCTTCACTCTCTTCGCCAACGCCATTG gTACATTCAAAGCACTTGTGCCACATCTGGAGAAGGTCTCTATGAAGGCCTTGATTGGCTCTCCAACAACATCGCTACCAAGGTAAATAACTTAAATATCCCATTTTAA